The Haloplanus natans DSM 17983 DNA segment TCAACTGCTTGCGCGAGACGCCGAGGGCGGCCGCGTTCTCGTCGACCGCGGCCATGCGTTCGGCTGTGATCATACTCGGGTGTTGCCGCGGTGGCCGTTATAGTATTCGCCACGAGTCGAACGCAACCCTTGTGCCACCGCCCGACGAACCCCCGCCGTGACCCGCCGGCTCTTTACTTCCCTCTGTGGGCTCGTCTTCTGTGCCAACTTCGGTCGTGTCGCCTTCGCGCCCCTCCTCGAAACCTTCCGAACCTCCTTCGACGTGGGGACGGCGGGGCTGGGGCTGGTGACGACGCTCGTCTGGGTCGGGACGGCCGTCCCCCGAATTCCCGTCGGCTACCTCGTCACACGCGTCAGCCGGGGTCGGATCGTGCTCGGTGCGGGCGTCCTCCTCACAGCCGCGGCGGCGCTGACCGCGTCGGCCACGTCGATACCGGTCCTCCAGACCGGCGCCTTCGCCCTCGGCGTCGCCTCCGGGGCGTACTACGCGTCCGCAGTCCCGCTGATCGGCGACCTCTACCCCGACGCGGTGGGGCGGGCGGTCGGGGTTCACGGCGTCGCCGCACAGGCCGCGGCGGTACTCGCCCCGACGCTCGCCGTCACCCTCGTCGTCACCGCCTCGTGGCGGGCGGTCTTCTGGATGCTCGCCGCCCTCGGTGCGACGCTGACACTCGCCGTCGTCGGCGTCGCCCGGCGGCGGGAGGGCGGCGTTCCGCAGGGGGCGGACCGCGATTTCCGCGCCGCGCTCGCTCACTGGCGGATCATCCTCGCGGCGGTGGTGATGATCGGCGGCGCCGGCTTCGTCTGGCAGGGCGTGTTCAACTTCTATGTCACCTATCTCGTGGGGAGCAAGGGGCTGGCCGCGGGGCGGGCGGGGACGCTCCTGACCGTCGCGTTCGCCGCCGGTCTGCCCGCCTTCTGGATCGGCGGCCGCCTCGCCGACCGCCTGCCACACGTCCCCTACATCCTGACGCTCGGCGCCGGCGTCGCTGTCGGCGTCGCGGCGCTGACCGTCGCGGAGTCGCTGGCCGCCCTCGTCGCCGTGAGCGTCGCCCTCGGCCTCGCCGCCCACAGCCTCTTTCCCGCCCTCGACGCGTACGTGCTGGGCGCGGTGCCGGACAACCGCGGGAGCGCCTATGCGGTGTACGGCGGCCTCGCGCTGTTCGTGCAGGCGACCGGCAGCGGCGTGGTCGGCGTCCTCGGCGAACGGTTCTCCTTCGACGCCGTCTTCCTCGGGTTCGCGGCCGGCCTCCTCGCGCTTGTCGCCTGCCTCGCGGGCCTGTATCTCGCCGGTGGGTTCCCAACGACCGCCGATACGTGAAAATATCAGATAATTTACTGAACGAGATTCTGGCGAAGGATTTTTTACTTGGGTTCGTAACCAACGCCCGATGTCAGGGCTCTTACCCTCGCACTTGGAGCAGGACGTGACGCCCGAAGACGAGGGTGAACTCCGCGTCCTGTCCCTGACGGACGACGATGCGGAGCGCCTCATCGGCTCCGTCTCGTCGGAGACGGCCCGGTCCATCCTGACCGCGCTAGAAGAGCGCCCCGCGACCGCGTCCGAGCTCGCCGACTCCGTGTCGACCTCCCTCCAGAACGTGCGTCACCACCTCGGCAACTTACAGGAAGCCGGCCTGGTCGAAGTCGCCGGCACGCGCTACTCGGTAAAGGGGCGGGAGATGAAGGTGTACGCCCCGAGCCAGGACTCGCTGGTCGTCGTCGGCTCCGACGCCGACAAGG contains these protein-coding regions:
- a CDS encoding MFS transporter, whose translation is MTRRLFTSLCGLVFCANFGRVAFAPLLETFRTSFDVGTAGLGLVTTLVWVGTAVPRIPVGYLVTRVSRGRIVLGAGVLLTAAAALTASATSIPVLQTGAFALGVASGAYYASAVPLIGDLYPDAVGRAVGVHGVAAQAAAVLAPTLAVTLVVTASWRAVFWMLAALGATLTLAVVGVARRREGGVPQGADRDFRAALAHWRIILAAVVMIGGAGFVWQGVFNFYVTYLVGSKGLAAGRAGTLLTVAFAAGLPAFWIGGRLADRLPHVPYILTLGAGVAVGVAALTVAESLAALVAVSVALGLAAHSLFPALDAYVLGAVPDNRGSAYAVYGGLALFVQATGSGVVGVLGERFSFDAVFLGFAAGLLALVACLAGLYLAGGFPTTADT
- a CDS encoding ArsR/SmtB family transcription factor, producing MSGLLPSHLEQDVTPEDEGELRVLSLTDDDAERLIGSVSSETARSILTALEERPATASELADSVSTSLQNVRHHLGNLQEAGLVEVAGTRYSVKGREMKVYAPSQDSLVVVGSDADKERFLDSLDRLVGVLAVLAVAAFAVQRSFGTGVVDLGGPGTAPRVGDTVGGAAGPILGLVPPGVAFLAGGLLVVALLAVWDRYTD